In Aliarcobacter faecis, a genomic segment contains:
- a CDS encoding type I restriction-modification system subunit M translates to MSEEQKKILEQQLWNIANALRGKMDADEFRDYILGFIFYKYLSEKMVDYANEILQNDNITYLDILNLKDKDEYLEDIKSEAIEKLGYFLKPDELFSSIAKRGNEETNNFILDDLTKILRNIESSTMGTESEDDFIHLFEDLDLTSTKLGRTVEQRNSLISKVLSHLEKVNFELKNHDRDVLGDAYEYLIGQFAAGAGKKAGEFYTPQEVSKILAKLVTVGKDRLKSVYDPTCGSGSLLLRVSKEVKDVSNFYGQELNRTTYNLARMNMIMHDIHYRKFDIKQEDTLERPQHFDMKFEAIVANPPFSANWSANPIHLNDDRFSQYGKLAPSSKADFAFVTHMIHHLDDNGAMAVVLPHGVLFRGASEGHIRKYLIENRNYLDAVIGLPSNIFYGTSIPTCILVFKKCRVHSDNILFIDASKDFEKAKNQNFLREQDIQKIIDTYRNRKQIEKYSHLASLQEIKENDYNLNIPRYVDTFEEEEIIDLDKVCYELKELEKSIKKTDETIATFCKELGISTPF, encoded by the coding sequence ATGAGTGAAGAACAAAAGAAGATATTAGAACAGCAACTTTGGAATATAGCAAATGCCCTAAGAGGGAAGATGGATGCAGATGAGTTTAGGGATTATATTTTAGGATTTATTTTTTATAAATATCTATCTGAAAAAATGGTTGATTATGCAAATGAGATTTTACAAAATGATAATATAACTTATCTTGATATTCTTAACTTAAAAGATAAAGATGAGTATTTAGAAGATATAAAAAGTGAAGCAATAGAAAAGCTTGGATATTTTTTAAAACCTGATGAACTATTTTCTTCTATTGCAAAAAGAGGAAATGAAGAAACAAATAATTTTATATTAGATGATTTAACAAAAATATTAAGAAATATAGAGTCTTCAACTATGGGAACTGAAAGTGAAGATGATTTTATTCATCTTTTTGAAGATTTGGATTTAACTAGTACAAAATTAGGGCGAACTGTTGAGCAAAGAAATAGTTTAATATCTAAAGTTTTATCTCATTTAGAGAAAGTAAATTTTGAACTAAAAAACCACGATAGAGATGTTTTAGGTGATGCTTATGAGTATTTAATAGGACAATTTGCTGCAGGTGCAGGAAAAAAAGCAGGAGAGTTTTATACTCCACAAGAAGTTTCTAAAATCTTAGCAAAACTTGTAACTGTTGGAAAAGATAGACTGAAATCTGTGTATGACCCAACTTGTGGAAGTGGCTCTTTACTTTTACGAGTATCAAAAGAGGTAAAAGATGTATCAAACTTTTATGGACAAGAGTTAAATAGAACTACATATAATCTTGCAAGAATGAATATGATAATGCACGATATTCATTATCGAAAGTTTGATATAAAACAAGAAGATACACTAGAACGCCCACAACATTTTGATATGAAGTTTGAAGCAATAGTAGCAAATCCTCCCTTTAGTGCAAATTGGTCTGCAAATCCAATTCACTTAAATGATGATAGATTTAGCCAATATGGGAAATTAGCACCAAGTAGCAAGGCTGATTTTGCTTTTGTAACTCATATGATACACCATCTTGATGATAATGGAGCTATGGCTGTTGTGTTACCACACGGAGTTTTATTTAGAGGAGCTAGTGAAGGACATATAAGAAAATATTTAATAGAAAATAGGAACTATCTTGATGCTGTTATTGGGCTTCCTTCAAATATTTTTTATGGTACTTCAATACCTACTTGTATTTTGGTATTTAAAAAGTGTAGAGTTCATAGTGATAATATACTTTTTATTGATGCTTCAAAAGATTTTGAAAAGGCAAAAAATCAAAATTTTTTAAGAGAACAAGATATACAAAAAATAATAGATACTTATAGAAATAGAAAACAAATAGAAAAATATTCTCATCTTGCAAGTTTACAAGAGATAAAAGAAAACGACTACAATCTAAATATCCCACGATATGTAGATACATTTGAAGAAGAAGAGATTATTGATTTAGACAAAGTTTGCTATGAATTAAAAGAGCTAGAAAAAAGTATAAAAAAAACAGATGAAACAATAGCAACTTTTTGTAAAGAACTTGGTATTTCTACACCGTTTTAG
- a CDS encoding Fic family protein → MKLQIKESQNIEFKEIWKDEYLKQICGFANSNGGTIFIGVDDNSNIVGVSNAKKLLEDLPNKINDILGIIPDIFLEKFEEKEIIKIVVPYQTNPINYKGYYYKRSGATNQLLKGSELNSFLLKHYGKTWDSVEMPHSTIDDLDPITFELFKEKALNSKRIDKNDIPKDYKELLDKLRLIENGYIKRAALLLFGKSNKIPTSGAYIKIGYFSSPSNILYQDVIEGNLFNQVEKTVDLLFTKYLKAIISYVGVSRVENFDYDENALREAIHNAIVHKDYSSGTPIQIGVFQDKLYIYNSAILPNNLDIDKLLSSHRSEPHNPDIANAFFKAGYIESWGRGIDTIIENSKKYSGKVPTISITSGFDIVFYAKKHKDLSPQVTPQVTPQVTPQVKNILSILKKEMSRDEIMEILGLNDRKNFMQMYLKPVIKDELVALTIPDKPTSSKQKYRLTELGKNILLELGKLK, encoded by the coding sequence ATGAAATTACAAATTAAAGAATCACAAAACATTGAGTTTAAAGAGATTTGGAAAGATGAATATCTTAAACAAATTTGTGGTTTTGCAAACTCAAATGGTGGAACTATTTTTATAGGAGTTGATGACAATAGCAATATTGTAGGAGTATCAAATGCTAAAAAACTTCTTGAAGATTTACCAAATAAGATAAATGATATTTTAGGAATTATTCCAGATATTTTTTTAGAGAAATTTGAAGAAAAAGAGATTATAAAAATAGTCGTACCTTATCAAACAAATCCAATAAATTACAAAGGTTACTACTATAAAAGAAGTGGTGCTACAAATCAACTTTTAAAGGGAAGTGAGTTAAATAGTTTTTTATTAAAACACTATGGAAAAACTTGGGATAGTGTAGAAATGCCACATTCTACAATCGATGATTTAGACCCAATTACTTTTGAACTTTTTAAAGAAAAAGCTTTAAACTCTAAAAGAATAGATAAAAATGATATTCCAAAAGATTATAAAGAACTACTTGATAAACTACGACTTATTGAAAATGGGTATATAAAAAGAGCTGCTTTATTGCTTTTTGGGAAATCAAATAAAATACCAACTTCGGGTGCTTATATAAAAATAGGATATTTTTCTTCTCCTAGCAATATTTTATATCAAGATGTAATAGAAGGAAACCTTTTTAATCAAGTAGAAAAAACAGTTGATTTGCTTTTCACAAAATATTTAAAAGCAATTATCTCTTATGTTGGAGTAAGTAGGGTTGAGAATTTTGATTATGATGAAAATGCTCTTAGAGAAGCTATTCATAATGCAATAGTACACAAAGATTATTCAAGTGGTACACCAATACAAATAGGAGTTTTTCAAGATAAACTTTATATTTACAACTCTGCTATTTTGCCAAATAATTTGGATATAGATAAACTTTTGAGTTCTCATCGTTCTGAGCCACACAATCCAGATATTGCAAATGCTTTTTTTAAAGCTGGATATATAGAAAGTTGGGGAAGAGGAATAGATACTATTATAGAAAATTCAAAAAAATATAGTGGAAAAGTGCCAACGATTAGTATTACAAGTGGTTTTGATATTGTATTTTATGCAAAAAAACATAAGGACTTAAGCCCACAAGTTACCCCACAAGTTACCCCACAAGTTACCCCACAAGTTAAAAATATATTAAGTATACTAAAAAAAGAGATGTCAAGAGATGAAATTATGGAAATTTTAGGGCTTAATGATAGAAAAAATTTTATGCAAATGTATTTAAAACCTGTTATAAAAGATGAACTTGTAGCTTTAACTATTCCAGATAAACCAACAAGCTCAAAACAAAAGTATAGATTAACAGAACTTGGGAAAAATATTTTACTGGAGTTAGGGAAACTAAAATGA